The proteins below are encoded in one region of Spirochaeta isovalerica:
- a CDS encoding HD-GYP domain-containing protein has product MGSLNSPSRSHSEEIYSEMNMEQNMKFWRKKICDSIYYFLSVFGIIAYIPSVLLSIRDGLPAVAIIDTIAYAAVIFITINKKINYRVRALMGSALFYLLGLFLIITLGPVGAGNLWLFAFSLIAGLTLGERASIISLAINTLTQIMIYLVLHFQILQYEFSYFSSADTWLIRAVNFVILNFIIVISHIIFVRGFQTLLKRANETKKATIIGLASLAEHRDSDTGDHLKRIQHFTTLIAGGLAENRDFSRYITATYINDISLSSILHDIGKVGIQDSILLKPGPLTNEEFEIIKQHTVFGGDVIKEIENNIEGRSLYLLAREIAYYHHEKWDGTGYPEGLSEKSIPLSARIVALVDVYDALTSNRPYKKAYPHEQAREIIISQAGKHFDPLIVDVFLQKEEDFIRLNSLAQSRESVYS; this is encoded by the coding sequence ATGGGATCATTAAATTCTCCCTCGCGGAGCCACAGTGAAGAAATTTACTCGGAAATGAACATGGAGCAGAACATGAAGTTCTGGCGAAAGAAAATCTGCGATTCCATTTACTATTTTCTTTCGGTTTTCGGGATCATAGCCTATATTCCCAGCGTGCTTCTCTCTATCCGCGACGGGCTTCCCGCCGTGGCCATCATCGACACGATAGCCTACGCTGCGGTAATTTTCATAACCATTAATAAAAAGATCAATTACCGGGTTCGGGCCCTGATGGGATCGGCTCTTTTCTACCTTCTCGGGTTATTTCTCATTATAACCCTGGGCCCGGTCGGGGCCGGGAACCTCTGGCTTTTCGCTTTTTCCCTCATAGCCGGACTCACTCTGGGCGAAAGAGCTTCGATTATCAGCCTGGCGATCAATACCTTAACCCAGATCATGATCTACCTGGTCCTCCATTTCCAGATTCTGCAATATGAATTCTCTTACTTTTCTTCGGCGGATACCTGGCTGATCCGGGCTGTCAATTTCGTCATACTCAATTTTATCATAGTCATTTCCCACATTATTTTCGTCAGAGGCTTCCAGACTCTGCTCAAAAGAGCCAATGAAACAAAAAAGGCGACCATAATCGGCCTGGCCAGCCTGGCGGAACACAGGGATTCCGATACGGGAGACCACCTGAAGAGAATACAGCACTTTACTACCCTTATTGCCGGAGGTCTGGCGGAGAACAGAGATTTCAGCCGTTATATAACTGCCACCTATATCAACGATATCTCCCTGTCCTCGATTCTTCACGACATAGGCAAAGTGGGCATACAGGATTCCATCCTTCTGAAACCGGGTCCGCTGACAAATGAAGAGTTTGAAATAATCAAACAGCATACCGTTTTCGGCGGCGATGTGATCAAAGAAATAGAAAACAATATAGAAGGGCGGTCGCTCTACCTTCTGGCCAGAGAAATTGCTTATTATCATCATGAAAAATGGGACGGAACAGGCTACCCCGAAGGACTGTCAGAAAAATCCATTCCCTTATCCGCAAGAATCGTCGCTCTCGTCGATGTCTATGACGCGCTGACAAGCAACCGGCCCTACAAGAAGGCCTACCCCCACGAGCAGGCGAGGGAGATCATTATCTCCCAGGCAGGCAAACATTTCGATCCCCTCATAGTGGACGTTTTTTTGCAAAAGGAAGAAGATTTCATAAGACTGAACAGTCTTGCGCAGTCCCGCGAATCTGTCTATTCTTGA
- a CDS encoding sensor histidine kinase — protein MRNLICLIFPLVFLTLPLLADGSEKSYFFDTISREDGLSNSSVSSIQQDSKGFLWFGTQSGLLRYDGYIFEKWSHNAFDTNTLPHELVQTLFIDEQDIIWVGTYNGLSRFSPLEGTFTNYSYETESDSSISNSIVTAIAKDSRGRIWAATLDGLNRLDGDSGGFTKYFHDEKDPSSLADNVVRSLLTDSAGRLWVGTLGGMDLYDEESDSFIHYNIFPSSYVMKIMELDSDTLLVGTWDGGLSEFSISRKSISHKSFANNSVYSIETDSSGNIWVGTWGGGLFIYNRKDDSVVRLQSGPGDLSLKSDTIYSLFRDGSGDMWVGTNGGGVSVLNPGKQDYNFLSADSPAPPVIDQGKVNALLEDREGYFWISIYNKGINRVNPHNGEIIRFSREADNENRRLENNIVADILEDRDGNIWIATNEGLNMWNPLNDEMHRISLKALTGYSRNDYYIFTGIYQDSEGIFWAGTHNSGLIRYDSAKNSSQLYSMDPENESSISDNLIYDILERKNGQLWIATNKGLNLLDRKTGLFTRFLLDRSNRTGINSNNVRQLLESRNGELWIGTGGGGINRYNDEDGTFTHITNNEGLSDNFIMSLVEGDGGKLWIGTKYGLSIYDRESGKIDIIDSNNGLKSPEITSGALKGSDGQLYFGAADRVYRFHSSLADRNSIISRIHVTSMEIGGEKYDDFLSYRPSGNIKLGYSDSRYISFDFVALNYLESREISYTYKLEGFDREWRTPSTRRYAIYTNIPPGSYIFKIKASLDQRDWKEMEVPLNFTITPPLWRQWWAYLIYALVFTAILYLMISLRINRIRREQLLELQRTETYLSEILNSMPSLFMAIDDNRIITQWNKETEKHYGIGPETALGKDILSITDDIPLSAEEIELCMNKGEIISKSRRIEGADQQIRCESITIYPIISHGIRSAVIRIDDVTKEVQLEEALVQNEKLLSIGGLAAGMAHEINNPLAGMIQNVSVLQNRLLKSEGKRINEEAARKAGLTPEQIMAYMEERKIPQIFEAINTAGRRISDLVKNILSFARKGSSEFSEEDLAELMDSALTLAATDYNVERTFDFRKIRIDKKYEENLPPIMCERTNIQQVLLNILKNGAQAMEAKGEESPCFTIEIYRDKEAGTIVLSIKDNGKGMAPEVRKRIFEPFFTTKQVGVGTGLGLSLSYFIIRENHKGNIKVDSSQGKGTRFTIELPLNRAV, from the coding sequence ATGAGAAACTTAATTTGCCTTATCTTCCCTCTCGTATTTCTAACCCTTCCCCTTTTGGCGGATGGATCTGAAAAATCCTATTTTTTCGATACGATCTCAAGAGAGGACGGACTTTCCAATTCTTCTGTATCCTCTATCCAGCAGGACAGTAAGGGGTTTCTCTGGTTCGGCACTCAAAGCGGACTACTCCGCTATGACGGATACATCTTCGAAAAGTGGAGCCATAACGCCTTTGACACCAACACCCTCCCCCACGAGCTTGTTCAGACTCTATTTATCGATGAACAGGATATAATCTGGGTCGGTACATACAACGGCCTTTCCCGTTTCAGCCCTCTCGAAGGAACATTTACCAATTATTCCTATGAAACCGAATCCGATTCATCCATCAGCAACAGTATAGTCACCGCAATCGCGAAAGACAGCCGGGGACGCATCTGGGCAGCAACGCTCGACGGTCTGAACAGACTCGACGGGGACTCCGGCGGATTCACCAAATATTTTCATGATGAGAAAGATCCTTCATCCCTGGCTGATAATGTCGTCCGCTCGCTGCTCACCGATTCAGCGGGGCGCCTGTGGGTGGGAACCCTGGGAGGAATGGATCTTTATGACGAGGAAAGCGATAGCTTTATCCATTACAATATATTCCCCAGCTCCTACGTTATGAAAATCATGGAACTGGACAGCGATACATTGCTCGTCGGAACCTGGGATGGCGGTCTTTCGGAATTTTCCATCAGCAGAAAGTCAATCAGCCATAAAAGCTTTGCCAACAACAGCGTTTATTCGATAGAAACTGATTCTTCGGGGAATATCTGGGTGGGAACCTGGGGCGGAGGTCTTTTTATTTACAATAGAAAAGACGATTCTGTAGTCCGCCTCCAGAGCGGCCCGGGTGATCTTTCGCTGAAATCAGACACGATATACTCTCTGTTCCGCGATGGATCGGGTGATATGTGGGTGGGAACCAACGGGGGAGGAGTAAGCGTTCTCAACCCCGGAAAGCAGGACTATAACTTTCTCTCCGCCGACAGCCCGGCCCCTCCGGTCATAGATCAGGGAAAAGTCAACGCGCTTCTGGAAGACAGAGAAGGCTATTTCTGGATAAGCATCTACAACAAGGGGATAAACCGCGTCAATCCTCACAACGGCGAAATTATCCGCTTCTCCAGAGAAGCGGATAATGAAAACCGAAGACTTGAAAACAACATCGTCGCCGATATCCTGGAGGACAGGGACGGAAACATATGGATTGCGACCAATGAGGGCCTCAATATGTGGAACCCTCTCAATGATGAAATGCACCGGATATCTCTCAAAGCCCTGACCGGTTATTCCCGGAACGACTATTATATCTTTACCGGCATCTATCAGGACAGTGAGGGCATTTTCTGGGCGGGGACTCATAATTCGGGACTCATAAGATATGACAGTGCAAAGAACAGCAGTCAATTATATTCCATGGATCCCGAAAATGAGTCTTCCATTTCCGACAATCTGATATATGACATCCTGGAGCGGAAGAACGGTCAGCTATGGATCGCCACAAACAAAGGGCTGAATCTGCTGGACAGGAAGACTGGCCTCTTCACGAGGTTTCTTCTCGACCGGAGCAACAGGACGGGCATAAACAGCAATAACGTAAGACAGCTTCTCGAAAGCCGGAATGGAGAACTCTGGATTGGAACCGGAGGGGGGGGAATCAACCGTTATAACGATGAAGATGGTACTTTTACCCACATAACAAACAATGAAGGCTTATCGGACAACTTTATTATGTCTCTTGTAGAAGGAGACGGAGGGAAGCTCTGGATCGGGACAAAATACGGCCTGTCCATTTATGACCGGGAAAGCGGTAAAATAGATATTATCGATAGCAATAACGGCTTGAAATCACCGGAGATAACCTCCGGAGCTCTAAAAGGTTCCGACGGACAACTCTATTTCGGCGCAGCCGACAGAGTTTACAGATTTCACAGCTCCTTAGCTGACAGAAATAGCATCATCTCGCGGATCCATGTTACATCGATGGAAATCGGCGGTGAAAAATATGATGATTTTTTGTCCTACCGGCCTTCCGGCAATATAAAACTGGGCTACAGCGATTCCCGCTATATATCATTCGATTTTGTCGCTCTTAACTATCTCGAAAGCCGAGAAATCAGCTATACGTATAAACTGGAAGGATTCGACAGGGAGTGGAGGACGCCGTCGACCAGACGCTATGCCATTTATACCAATATACCACCGGGCAGCTATATTTTTAAAATAAAGGCTTCCCTGGATCAGCGAGATTGGAAAGAGATGGAAGTACCCCTGAACTTTACCATTACCCCTCCCCTCTGGAGGCAGTGGTGGGCTTATCTGATCTACGCCCTCGTCTTCACGGCTATCCTGTATCTGATGATTTCCCTCCGCATCAACAGGATTCGCAGGGAGCAGCTGCTTGAATTGCAAAGAACCGAAACATATCTGTCAGAAATACTCAACTCCATGCCCTCTCTCTTCATGGCTATAGACGACAACCGCATAATCACCCAGTGGAACAAGGAAACGGAAAAACACTATGGCATAGGGCCGGAAACGGCACTGGGAAAAGATATACTCTCCATCACCGATGATATCCCCCTGTCGGCGGAGGAAATAGAGCTGTGCATGAATAAAGGTGAAATCATAAGCAAATCGAGGAGAATAGAAGGAGCGGATCAGCAGATCCGCTGCGAATCCATAACGATCTATCCGATTATATCCCACGGGATCAGAAGCGCCGTTATCAGGATCGATGATGTAACCAAAGAAGTACAGCTCGAAGAAGCCCTGGTTCAGAATGAAAAACTGCTCTCCATTGGAGGCCTGGCCGCGGGAATGGCCCATGAAATAAACAATCCCCTGGCCGGAATGATACAAAATGTATCGGTCCTGCAAAACCGTCTTCTCAAAAGCGAAGGAAAAAGAATCAATGAGGAAGCGGCCCGGAAAGCCGGATTAACCCCGGAACAGATAATGGCTTATATGGAAGAGCGGAAGATTCCCCAGATATTTGAGGCAATCAATACAGCGGGACGACGAATTTCCGACCTGGTGAAAAACATCCTCTCTTTCGCCCGGAAGGGAAGTTCGGAGTTCTCCGAAGAGGACCTGGCCGAACTGATGGACAGCGCCCTGACTCTCGCGGCCACGGATTATAATGTTGAGAGAACCTTTGATTTCAGAAAAATCCGGATCGATAAAAAATATGAAGAGAACCTGCCTCCGATCATGTGTGAGCGAACCAATATCCAGCAGGTTCTCCTTAACATTTTGAAAAACGGCGCGCAGGCTATGGAAGCGAAGGGAGAAGAATCTCCCTGCTTCACCATAGAGATATACAGAGATAAAGAAGCCGGAACTATCGTTCTTTCAATAAAGGACAACGGGAAAGGCATGGCTCCGGAAGTGAGAAAAAGGATTTTTGAACCTTTCTTTACAACAAAACAGGTGGGAGTGGGCACAGGACTCGGCTTGAGCCTGTCCTATTTTATCATTAGGGAAAACCACAAAGGGAATATAAAAGTGGATTCCTCTCAGGGCAAAGGGACCCGTTTCACAATAGAGCTTCCCCTTAACAGGGCAGTATAG
- a CDS encoding pentapeptide repeat-containing protein, translating to MDLTSTLMNDFEEEIFDKQTLFTAELDEMTFSDCLFRFCRFSDCTFTGTVFRNCRFENCDFSLVKVDSTGFSNCLFKDCRIQGVNFHDCNRYQFNPDFEDTVIAHSFFSDQDMAGKSFRRCTINDCEFAHTQLKEADFSECSFNDTKFSSCNLEKANFKGATGYAFHPGENKVKGAKFSYPDVVNLLSPLGIIIDD from the coding sequence ATGGATTTAACTTCTACACTTATGAATGACTTCGAAGAGGAAATCTTTGATAAACAGACTCTTTTTACGGCGGAACTTGATGAAATGACATTCAGCGACTGCCTTTTCCGGTTCTGCCGGTTCAGCGACTGCACTTTTACGGGTACCGTTTTCCGAAACTGCCGTTTTGAAAACTGTGATTTTTCCCTTGTCAAAGTGGACAGCACAGGTTTTTCCAACTGTCTGTTCAAAGACTGCCGGATCCAGGGAGTAAACTTCCACGACTGCAACCGCTATCAGTTTAATCCCGATTTCGAAGATACCGTTATCGCCCACAGTTTTTTCAGCGATCAGGATATGGCGGGAAAGAGTTTCCGGAGGTGTACGATCAATGACTGCGAATTCGCCCATACCCAGTTAAAGGAAGCGGATTTTTCAGAGTGCTCTTTTAATGATACAAAATTCAGCAGCTGCAATCTGGAGAAGGCCAATTTCAAAGGCGCGACCGGATATGCCTTTCATCCGGGAGAGAATAAGGTGAAAGGAGCGAAATTCTCCTATCCCGACGTGGTCAATCTGCTCAGTCCGCTGGGCATTATCATTGATGACTGA
- a CDS encoding CTP synthase — MKKYIFVTGGVCSSLGKGIAAASLGSLLETRGLRVCMIKVDPYLNVDAGTMSPFQHGEVYVTDDGAETDLDLGNYGRFTSSRLSKAHSITTGQIYQSVINKEREGKYLGKCVQVVPHITDEIKSRIYKLGEAEDVDVTIVEIGGTVGDIESIPYLEAVRQVIHEKGKSHTLSVHLTLVPEVTGGEVKTKPTQHSVKEMREIGIQPDVLLCRCKNELGDDLKKKISLFTNIDFDSVLSAHDVNTTIYEIPVIYNQQGLCEVVVRKLGLKVGKAKLGEWQKVADSYKNADKTVNIAMVGKYIELADAYKSIDEAVVHGALANGVKVNIIKIDSERFENGVTPDELLNGVDGILVPGGFGERGINGMVIAARYARENRIPYLGICLGLQIMVIEYSRNVLGLEKANSSEFKPEGEHSVVTLLEEQVDVTAFGGTMRLGLSKSKLEKGTRIEKAYGSSEAWERHRHRYEVNNKYKQQLMDAGLVISGYTPDGSLVEAVEWSDHPWGVSVQFHPEFTSKPVKAGPLFKDFVKASIK, encoded by the coding sequence ATGAAGAAGTATATATTTGTTACGGGCGGAGTGTGCTCCAGCCTCGGTAAAGGTATTGCCGCTGCTTCTCTTGGGAGCCTCCTCGAGACTCGCGGCCTGCGGGTTTGTATGATCAAAGTAGATCCATATCTCAATGTCGATGCCGGCACGATGAGTCCCTTTCAGCACGGAGAAGTCTATGTTACCGACGACGGAGCGGAAACCGATCTCGATCTGGGGAATTATGGTAGATTTACCTCTTCCCGGCTCAGTAAAGCCCACTCCATTACAACCGGTCAGATCTACCAGTCTGTCATAAATAAGGAAAGAGAAGGGAAGTACCTTGGAAAGTGCGTTCAGGTCGTTCCCCATATCACCGACGAGATCAAGAGCCGGATTTATAAGCTCGGCGAAGCGGAAGATGTGGATGTCACCATCGTCGAGATCGGCGGAACTGTCGGCGATATCGAGTCGATTCCCTATCTGGAAGCAGTCAGGCAGGTTATCCACGAGAAGGGGAAATCCCACACCCTTTCGGTTCATCTGACGCTCGTTCCCGAAGTGACGGGAGGGGAAGTCAAAACCAAGCCGACACAGCATTCGGTCAAAGAGATGAGAGAAATCGGTATTCAGCCCGACGTTCTGCTCTGCCGCTGCAAGAACGAGCTCGGAGACGACCTGAAAAAGAAAATATCGCTTTTCACCAATATTGATTTTGACAGCGTTCTTTCCGCCCATGATGTCAATACGACGATTTATGAAATACCCGTTATTTACAATCAGCAGGGACTCTGCGAAGTCGTTGTTCGCAAGCTGGGACTGAAAGTGGGGAAAGCGAAGCTCGGCGAATGGCAGAAAGTGGCCGACTCCTATAAAAACGCCGACAAAACGGTCAATATTGCCATGGTCGGAAAATATATTGAACTGGCTGACGCTTACAAATCCATTGATGAAGCGGTTGTTCACGGCGCTCTTGCCAACGGCGTTAAAGTCAATATTATCAAAATCGATTCGGAAAGGTTTGAAAACGGCGTTACCCCTGATGAACTGCTCAACGGTGTCGACGGAATACTCGTCCCCGGCGGATTCGGAGAGCGGGGTATCAACGGTATGGTCATTGCGGCCAGATATGCCAGGGAGAACAGGATCCCCTATCTGGGAATCTGTCTGGGACTGCAGATTATGGTCATCGAATACAGCCGGAATGTTCTGGGACTGGAAAAAGCCAACAGCTCCGAGTTCAAGCCCGAGGGAGAGCACAGCGTTGTCACATTGCTGGAAGAGCAGGTTGATGTTACGGCTTTCGGCGGAACGATGAGGCTGGGGCTGAGCAAGTCCAAGCTGGAAAAAGGCACCAGAATCGAGAAAGCCTACGGATCATCGGAAGCCTGGGAAAGACACCGTCACCGTTATGAAGTCAACAACAAATACAAGCAGCAGCTGATGGATGCCGGTCTGGTTATTTCCGGATACACGCCCGACGGTTCTCTTGTTGAAGCAGTTGAGTGGTCCGATCATCCCTGGGGGGTCTCTGTTCAGTTTCACCCTGAATTCACTTCAAAACCGGTTAAGGCCGGCCCTCTCTTTAAAGATTTTGTAAAAGCGTCAATAAAATAG